The following nucleotide sequence is from uncultured Erythrobacter sp..
CGTCAAAGCGAGCATCACCGCAATCGCGGCGTCGGTCGCAGAACCGCCCATCGCCAGTATTTCTTCGCCCGCTTCGGTTGCTCTCGGGTCAGCAGCGCTGACGGCACCGCGCGAAGATGGCTCGGCGGCTGGTGTTACCGCAGAGGTTGGCTCACTGTATTCGGCGCAACCGCCCAAAGAGGCGGCGAGGGCGAGGCAGGTAAGAAGTGTCTTTGTCATAGTTTCTCGCGCTATTCGGTTCCGATCGCTTCGGCAATGCTGGTGAAGCCGTCGCGCCGCATCAACCGCTCAAGCCCGCGAACGATCCGTGCACCAAGACCCGGACCTTCATAGACCATGGCGGAGTAGAGCTGGACCAGACTGGCACCGGCACGGATGCGCTCCCAGGCGTGATCGGCGCTGGATATCCCGCCAACTCCGACTAGGGGGATCGCGCCCCCGGTTGCCTTGCGGAAATCGCGCAGCCTCTCCAGCGCAAGCGCGCGCAACGGCGCTCCCGATAGGCCGCCCGTCTCGGTGGCATGGTGAGAGCGAAGTTCGGGACGCGAAATCGTGGTGTTGGAGACGATCAGTGCCCCGAGCTGTTTGTCGATCGCGATGCGGGCGATCGCATCGATATCGGCTGGTTCCAGGTCGGGGGCGACTTTGAGGAAGATTGGCGGTTTTGCGCCACCTTCCGCTTCCGCCCGTGCATCGATCACCGCGTCGATCAGCGACGTCAGCGCCGATTCGTCCTGCAGAGCCCTGAGCCCCGGGGTGTTGGGGCTTGAGATGTTCACGGCAAGGTAGCTGGCATAGGGTGCCATCATCCGCGTCATCGTCGCGTAATCCGCGATTCGATCTTCGGAATCCTTGTTTGCGCCGACATTGATCCCGAGAATACCCGGACGGGCCTGCCGCGCCTTGATTCGTGCCAGCGCCGCTTCACCGCCCGCATTGTTGAACCCCATGCGGTTAATTACGGCATTGTCCTCAACCAGCCGGAAAAGGCGCGGTTTGGGATTGCCCGCCTGCGGACGCGGCGTGATCGACCCGACTTCGGTGAAGCCAAATCCGAGCCCTAGCAATGCGTCGGGCACCTCGGCGTCTTTGTCGAAACCAGCCGCGACGCCCACGGGATTGGGAAACGACAACCCAGCCACATCGATCGAGAGCGGCCCTGCATCTTTGGGGCGAGAACCTACGCCTCGTGCCGGCAGCTTCTTGAGCGAGGCGATGGCAAGCCGGTGGCCCGTTTCCGAATCGAGAGCAAATATTGCGGGTTTGAGAAGTCGGAACAGCATTGCCGCCGCCTAAGCCAAATTCGATTCGCCTGTCGAGGGGTCGTTTGGCGATCAGCGATTGGCTCGGTTTGATGACGCAGAAGGCTCCTTAGCCCTGCGCCCCGATTCTAAGAGTCGGTAAAATCGCTAGAAAAATCACTTAGGGTTA
It contains:
- a CDS encoding quinone-dependent dihydroorotate dehydrogenase; amino-acid sequence: MLFRLLKPAIFALDSETGHRLAIASLKKLPARGVGSRPKDAGPLSIDVAGLSFPNPVGVAAGFDKDAEVPDALLGLGFGFTEVGSITPRPQAGNPKPRLFRLVEDNAVINRMGFNNAGGEAALARIKARQARPGILGINVGANKDSEDRIADYATMTRMMAPYASYLAVNISSPNTPGLRALQDESALTSLIDAVIDARAEAEGGAKPPIFLKVAPDLEPADIDAIARIAIDKQLGALIVSNTTISRPELRSHHATETGGLSGAPLRALALERLRDFRKATGGAIPLVGVGGISSADHAWERIRAGASLVQLYSAMVYEGPGLGARIVRGLERLMRRDGFTSIAEAIGTE